The Litoreibacter ponti genome includes a window with the following:
- a CDS encoding LysR family transcriptional regulator, giving the protein MNEKDVSWDDLNLFLAVARDGGLSPAARATGRSPATLGRRMLALERALGRELFARHDRGYALTDEGRAMRDELAEVETRITQITARPAAETLPLVKISAGSWTVLHLLDLLDALTGTPPDLRLRFAAAEAALDIAHREVVIGIRNQRPREASLAGRKTARNEFAPYALKGAEDRPWVKVLADTPSARWLDARVGRDAIFEVTAPRNSLDIVRAGRGKALLPTFIGDREPGLVRVGDTVPELAHDQWVVTHHDDRHLPEVRRVLTRLYAALARG; this is encoded by the coding sequence ATGAATGAAAAGGATGTATCCTGGGATGACCTGAACCTGTTCCTCGCCGTCGCCCGCGATGGCGGGCTGTCGCCGGCCGCGCGCGCCACCGGACGCAGCCCGGCGACGTTGGGCCGCCGGATGCTCGCGCTGGAACGCGCGTTGGGCCGCGAGCTGTTCGCCCGCCATGACCGCGGCTACGCCCTGACGGACGAGGGCCGCGCGATGCGCGATGAGCTGGCCGAGGTCGAAACCCGCATCACCCAAATCACCGCGCGCCCGGCGGCAGAGACGCTGCCGCTGGTCAAGATCTCCGCCGGAAGCTGGACGGTGCTGCACCTATTGGACTTGCTTGATGCCCTCACCGGCACCCCGCCGGACCTGCGTCTGCGCTTCGCCGCCGCCGAGGCCGCGCTGGATATTGCCCACCGCGAAGTGGTGATCGGTATCCGCAATCAGCGTCCGCGCGAGGCCAGCCTCGCCGGGCGCAAGACCGCTCGCAACGAATTCGCGCCCTACGCCTTGAAGGGCGCCGAGGACCGCCCTTGGGTCAAGGTGCTGGCCGACACGCCGTCGGCCCGATGGTTGGACGCCAGAGTGGGGCGCGACGCCATTTTCGAGGTGACCGCCCCGCGCAACTCTCTCGATATCGTGCGCGCGGGCCGAGGCAAGGCACTGCTGCCGACCTTCATCGGCGATCGCGAACCCGGGCTCGTCCGCGTGGGCGACACGGTGCCGGAGCTGGCCCATGATCAATGGGTCGTCACTCACCACGATGACCGTCATCTGCCGGAGGTTCGGCGGGTGTTGACCCGGCTCTACGCCGCGCTTGCACGCGGGTGA
- a CDS encoding phosphoribosylanthranilate isomerase, with the protein MSVRVKICGLSRPEDVAACAQAGAGYVGFVFFEKSPRNVSFETARTLALDVPLGIAKVALTVDASDEMLDGLVDRVPLDMLQLHGKESPDRVSEIRARFGLPVMKAVGVAGEEDLPALADYAAVSDQLLVDAKPPTGGNLPGGNGLSFDWRLIAGRRWSVPWMLAGGLTAANVAEAIKLTGADQVDVSSGVERAPGVKDAALIADFIAAAAG; encoded by the coding sequence ATGTCCGTTCGGGTAAAAATTTGCGGCCTGAGCCGCCCTGAGGATGTGGCCGCCTGCGCGCAAGCGGGGGCCGGATATGTCGGCTTCGTGTTTTTTGAGAAATCTCCGCGCAATGTCAGCTTCGAGACGGCGCGGACGCTGGCCTTGGACGTGCCGCTGGGCATCGCCAAGGTCGCGCTGACGGTGGATGCGTCCGACGAGATGCTGGACGGGCTGGTTGACCGGGTTCCGCTCGACATGCTGCAGCTCCACGGCAAGGAAAGCCCCGACCGCGTGTCCGAGATCCGCGCCCGCTTCGGGCTGCCCGTGATGAAGGCGGTGGGGGTCGCTGGCGAAGAGGATCTGCCCGCGCTCGCGGATTATGCCGCGGTGTCAGATCAGCTTCTCGTCGATGCCAAGCCGCCGACGGGCGGCAATCTGCCGGGCGGCAACGGGCTGTCCTTCGACTGGCGCCTGATTGCGGGTCGCCGCTGGTCGGTGCCTTGGATGCTGGCGGGCGGATTGACGGCGGCGAATGTCGCCGAGGCAATCAAGCTCACCGGGGCGGATCAGGTCGATGTCTCGTCCGGCGTCGAACGTGCGCCCGGCGTCAAGGATGCGGCGCTCATTGCG
- a CDS encoding LapA family protein, translating to MKYLRYLFLALVGICLILVALANRGMVTIKVLPSEMAAYLGQPLSYELPLFVIIFAAIVIGLLIGFVWEWFREHKHRAEARAQRREKEQLAREVKGLKRKNNEGKDEVLALLDDSAPAR from the coding sequence ATGAAATACCTGCGCTACCTGTTTTTGGCCCTCGTGGGCATCTGCCTGATCCTCGTGGCGCTGGCCAATCGCGGCATGGTCACCATCAAGGTGCTGCCGTCCGAGATGGCCGCCTATTTGGGCCAGCCCCTGTCCTATGAATTGCCGCTTTTCGTGATCATCTTCGCGGCCATCGTCATTGGCTTGCTCATCGGCTTCGTCTGGGAGTGGTTCCGCGAGCACAAGCACCGTGCCGAGGCCCGCGCGCAGCGCCGCGAGAAAGAGCAGCTCGCCCGCGAGGTCAAAGGCCTCAAGCGCAAGAACAACGAGGGCAAGGACGAGGTCCTCGCCCTGCTCGACGACAGCGCGCCCGCGCGCTGA
- the ihfB gene encoding integration host factor subunit beta gives MIRSELIQKIADENPHLYQRDVERIVNTIFEEIIDAVASGNRVELRGFGAFSVKKRDARVGRNPRTGESVHVEEKHVPFFKTGKLLRDRLNGHD, from the coding sequence ATGATACGCTCCGAGCTGATCCAGAAGATCGCCGATGAGAACCCGCATTTGTACCAACGTGATGTCGAGCGTATCGTGAACACCATCTTCGAAGAGATCATCGACGCCGTCGCCTCCGGCAACCGGGTCGAGCTGCGCGGCTTCGGGGCCTTTTCCGTCAAGAAGCGCGATGCGCGCGTTGGCCGGAACCCCCGCACCGGCGAGAGCGTTCATGTCGAAGAGAAACATGTGCCCTTTTTCAAGACCGGCAAGCTGCTGCGCGACCGACTGAACGGGCACGACTGA